In Diabrotica undecimpunctata isolate CICGRU chromosome 4, icDiaUnde3, whole genome shotgun sequence, a single genomic region encodes these proteins:
- the LOC140438847 gene encoding uncharacterized protein, which yields MLHCFKEHMHGFCDASEAAYGAYLYIVSQYHDQKQSQLVIAKSRVAPLKVVTIPKLELCAAMILTDLLKKVRDCSGINFAKFTFWTDSAIVIQWINSESYVWKPFVSNIIAHIHENSKANEWRHVPSRENPADLISRGIDSKTLSTTFLWWHGPSWLSEGKDNWPIPKFKSVKNLPEKRPKYQLSAHVKQRKPFSIIQKYSSISRLQRIIALLLRFKHNGLNKSDKYWGQISITELEVSLNTIVKIVQNECFQSEISQILKGNTVKRNSNLISLNPFLKDGILRVGGRIKNADFSTFSQRHPILLPSDHHITTCIIRDEHYKNLHAGPQLLLLTLRTRF from the coding sequence ATGTTACATTGTTTCAAGGAACATATGCATGGATTTTGCGATGCATCAGAAGCAGCTTATGGAGCTTATTTATATATTGTTAGTCAATATCACGATCAGAAACAGAGTCAGTTAGTTATTGCAAAAAGTAGAGTAGCACCGTTAAAGGTAGTTACAATTCCAAAATTGGAGTTATGCGCAGCAATGATAttaacagatttattaaaaaaggTAAGAGATTGTTCAGGTATTAATTTTGCCAAATTTACATTTTGGACAGATTCAGCTATAGTTATTCAATGGATAAACAGCGAATCTTATGTTTGGAAACCTTTTGTATCAAACATAATTGCTCACATTCATGAAAACAGCAAGGCAAATGAATGGAGACATGTTCCTTCAAGGGAAAATCCAGCAGACCTCATTTCAAGAGGAATAGACTCAAAAACATTATCAACTACTTTCTTGTGGTGGCATGGACCTTCATGGTTATCAGAAGGTAAAGACAACTGGCCTATACCAAAATTTAAATCAGTAaagaatttgccagaaaaaagaCCTAAATACCAATTATCAGCTCATGTCAAACAAAGGAAACCATTTAGTATAATCCAAAAATATTCTTCAATCTCAAGGTTACAAAGAATAATAGCATTACTTTTAAGATTTAAACATAACGGTCTTAATAAATCAGACAAATATTGGGGTCAAATTTCTATAACAGAACTGGAAGTCAGTttaaatactattgtaaaaattgtACAGAATGAATGTTTTCAATCTGAAATTTCACAGATTTTGAAAGGTAATACAGTCAAAAGGAATAGCAATCTTATTTCACTTAATCCATTTCTTAAAGATGGTATTCTCAGAGTTGGTGGTAGAATCAAAAATGCAGATTTTTCAACTTTTTCTCAAAGACATCCAATACTTTTACCTTCAGACCATCACATTACTACTTGTATCATTCGGGATGAAcattataaaaacttacatgCTGGTCCACAACTATTGTTATTAACATTGAGAACTAGATTTTAA